The DNA region TGAACGCCACGTACCTCTTCCCGCTGAACAAGGACGCGGCCGTGCACGCCATGACCATGGAGGTGGGCAACGAGATCGTGCGCGCGACGATACACGAGAAGCGCGAGGCCAAGGAACAGTTCGAGAAGGCCAAGGCAGAGGGCAAGTCCGCCGCGTTGCTCGTGCAGCACCGGCCGAACATGTTCACCCAGAACCTGGCCAACCTCATGCCCGGGCTGCCCATCACCGTGCGCATGGAGTACGTGCAGCCTGTACTCAAGGTGGACGGTGAGTACGAGCTGGTCGCCCCGCTGGTGGTGGGGCCGCGCTATCAGCCGGCGGAGCACATGGGGCCGCCGCCGTCCATGGTGGACGTGACCGGGGTCGCGCAGGAGGAGGTTGGCGCAGGGGGTTCGGCGGAATCCTCGGCCGGGCAGTGGCAGCTGGATACGCTGCCCGCGTACCCCGAGGTCGCCGGCATCGACCCCATCCCGGACACCATCGACTTCGACCGCGTGAGCATCCGCGTGACCCTGGACGGCGGCATGCCCATCTCCACTTTCTACAGCCCCACGCACACGCTGTACGTCGACACCCCGAGTGACGAGCGATGCACGGCGCAGCTCGCCACTGGCTCGACCATCGACAACCGGGACTTCATCCTGCGCTACGGTCTGGATGGGCAGCACGTGCAGGCCGGCCTGCTCACATACAAGCAGGGTGAAGACGGAATGTTCAGCCTGCTGCTGGAAGCGCCCAAGACGCCAGCCATAGAGGAGATCGCGTCGCGGGAGCTGGTCTTTGTGCTGGATACCTCGGGCTCCATGAACGGGCTGCCCATGCAGGCGAGCAAGGCGTTCATGCGGAGCGCACTGCAGACCTTACGGCCCAATGACTACTTCCGTATCGTGCGCTTCAGCAACTCCGCGTCCCAGTTCGCGAACCAGCCCTTGCGCGCGGACTCCGGGAATCTCAACCGCGCCAGGAACTTCGTGGATACGCTCGCGGCCAGCGGCGGCACCGAGGTCAGAACGGGCATCAACTGCGCCCTGGATACGCCCCAGGCCCCGAACACCCTGCGCATCGTCGTATTCCTCACGGACGGTTACATCGGCAACGAGGCCGAGGTGCTGCGGCTGCTCCAGCGGCGGCTGGGCCGGGCCAGGCTCTACGCCTTCGGCGTGGGCACGTCGGTGAACCGCTACCTGCTCTCGGAGATGACCCATATCGGCCGCGGCTTCGTGCGCGTGCTCGACCCCACGGAGAACTTTGCCAAGGTCGCCGCCGACCTGGCCGCCAAGCTGGATTCGCCGGTGCTCACGGACATCCATGTGGATTGGGGCGGACTTCAGGTGGCCGACGTGACCCCGCCCGTAGTGCCGGACCTCTTTGCCGGGCAATCCGTGCGCATCCAGGGCCGCTACGCCAATCCGGGACCACGCGACATCACCGTGTCCGGTCTGGTGAACGGCCGCAAGGCCACCCTGACCGTGAACGGCGAGTTCCCCAAGGAAGACACCGGCCCGGAACGCGCGGCCATCCCGCTCATCTGGGCGCGGTCCCTTATCCGCGACAACATGCGGCTCTATAACACGCCGGCCGGCCTCGCGTCGGACAATGTGTACCAGGGCACCTACAAAGACCGGGTCATCGAGCTCGGGCTCAAGTACTCGCTCATGACGCGCTGGACCTCCTTCGTGGCCGTCACGGAAAAACGCTACAACACGCAGGGCACAGCCGTGGACAAGAACGTGCCCCTGCCCATGGTCAAAGGCGTGAAAAGCACGGCCTATCCCAACGCACCGGGCGGCGGCATCGCGCCGGAACCAGCGACCACGCTGGGCATGCTGCTCCTGGGCGCCCTTGGCGGCCTGGGCGTGCTGCGCAGGAAATTTTGGGGCAGAAGGCGTAGGAATGGTTGAACAATAGAGCTACTGCCCGGCTGGTGAATCTTCTGGATCACAGTCGGGCAGCTGCAACGATCCTGGAGAAACCCTGTGAAGGCACAATACTGGCGATGGTTCGTTTCCATATGTACGACAAGTATTATCTACGCAGTCATATCATCTTTTTTCGCAGGGCTTATGGTGGGGGCAACGCAGGTCGTAATGCGTGAAGGTTATGTAGAGTGTGGATGGAAGTGTCTCGTTTCATTGATGCTCATACCTTTTATAAAGGTCCTGGATGGTTCTTTGCAGTTGCCAGCACGGTTGTTGGAACCGATCTTATGTGCAGCTTTGATAGGGTCAATGGCCATTAAGCACGTATTTTTCCGGTCATTCTTCCAGTTGCTCATCGTGCTTTTCATGTTCGGCATACTGTTGGGGTAGTGTTCGTGCTGTCCCCCGCACACAGCGCAGAGCTCCGAGGGCTCTGCCCTCGGGCACCCGCCAGGGAGCTTAGCTCCCTGGACCCAAATATTGGGGTCCGGGGACCATTGGTCCCCGGCAGGGGGCCTGGGGGACAGCGTCCCCCGGAAGTCAGAAGCGTCCTTTACAGCCCGGAATGTTGCAATAACAGCGCACCTCTTCTATGGAAATCGCATGCATACGATACTCGTGGTCGACGACGACGCCCATATCCGCGATGTGATCCGTTTTGCTCTGGAGCAGACCGGCATGCGCGTGGCCGAGGCCGGGGACGGAGCCGAGGCGTTGGAGCAGTTCAGGAGCGCCGGGCCGGATCTGGTGATTCTGGACATCCTGATGCCGGAGATGGACGGGTTGGAGGTCTGCCGGCAGCTGCGGAAGCATGCGGACACGCCCATCGTGTTTCTTACATCGCGCGACGACGAGATCGACCGGGTTATCGGGCTGGAGATCGGCGGGGACGACTATGTGGTCAAGCCGTTCAGCCCGCGGGAGCTGGTGGCCAGAGTCAACGCC from Oceanidesulfovibrio marinus includes:
- a CDS encoding VIT and vWA domain-containing protein — encoded protein: MCSKMFFILMMAAVGFVLLAFTGRSEAAETELREPQLAGSIEAVVNNRVIQFPSLHTDIRINIQGDMANVEVVQKFANPTTIPMNATYLFPLNKDAAVHAMTMEVGNEIVRATIHEKREAKEQFEKAKAEGKSAALLVQHRPNMFTQNLANLMPGLPITVRMEYVQPVLKVDGEYELVAPLVVGPRYQPAEHMGPPPSMVDVTGVAQEEVGAGGSAESSAGQWQLDTLPAYPEVAGIDPIPDTIDFDRVSIRVTLDGGMPISTFYSPTHTLYVDTPSDERCTAQLATGSTIDNRDFILRYGLDGQHVQAGLLTYKQGEDGMFSLLLEAPKTPAIEEIASRELVFVLDTSGSMNGLPMQASKAFMRSALQTLRPNDYFRIVRFSNSASQFANQPLRADSGNLNRARNFVDTLAASGGTEVRTGINCALDTPQAPNTLRIVVFLTDGYIGNEAEVLRLLQRRLGRARLYAFGVGTSVNRYLLSEMTHIGRGFVRVLDPTENFAKVAADLAAKLDSPVLTDIHVDWGGLQVADVTPPVVPDLFAGQSVRIQGRYANPGPRDITVSGLVNGRKATLTVNGEFPKEDTGPERAAIPLIWARSLIRDNMRLYNTPAGLASDNVYQGTYKDRVIELGLKYSLMTRWTSFVAVTEKRYNTQGTAVDKNVPLPMVKGVKSTAYPNAPGGGIAPEPATTLGMLLLGALGGLGVLRRKFWGRRRRNG